The region GTCCGGCCGATTCTTGCGCAGATAGGCGGCCAGGGGCCTCAGGCTGCGCAACACTCGCCCCGCCTCCAGGTCGATCAGCCTCACCCCATCCGGGATTTTGTCGCGATGAGCCCCCTCGCAACGCGCCACGAGCAGATCGACCTTATCGCCCCCCTCCGCGAACGCCCGCGCCAGCGTCAACATCACCTTTTCGGCGCCTCCCCCTCCCAGCGATGGCATAAAAAGCGCCAGATGCGCTCCCTGTCTCTCAACTCGCTCCACGACCTGCTCCCCAGCTTTATCGCCTCAACGCCCCGGCGCTCTCAACGCCGCGCTTCCTCTCCAAGATTTATCCCAGCCCCGGCGCTCATACCAGCGCCATAGCCCTCGCTGCTCCGGGCGCGCCCCCCCGACTCTCGTACCCGGCGTACTCAATCGCCCCCCCGCACCGGAGCCACCAGGCAGCCCCCACCGATGCTCTCCCAGTCGAGCTCAAACTTTTTGAGGTATTTGCGCAGGCGGTCGGCATCGTTGCGGCTGCGCCGTCGGGCCCGCGAAACCGCAAAGAGCGTGCGACCGGCCTCCGAGAGCGAGGCGCTCCGGCGGCAGACCGCGATCACGTGGCGAAGCTGCACCGCATCAAAATCGTCGAGCGCCTCCAGACCCAGCTCCGCCAGCCCCCCGGAGCCCCCGGAATCCCCGCCACTCCGAGGCGACGCCCCCGCCCCGCCGGCGCGTTGCCACTGCCGACTCAGGCGCCGCAGCTCCCCCTCGACCACCTCCTCGGTGACCACGCCCCCCGAGGCCAGCGTGGCCATGCGCACCACCGCGGCGCTCAGGTCCCGAAAGTTCGCGCGCCACACCGCCGCCTCGCTGAGCGCAAAGCCCAAGAATCGCTCGCGGGCCTCCCGGTTCAGGCGCACGCGCTCCCCCTGACGCTCGGCGTAGCGCTGGAGCTCGTAGTCGAGGTTCGGCTCGATATCCTCGCGGCGCTCGGCCAACCCGGGCAGCTCAAAGCTCCACAGGTTGATCCGGGCCAGCAGGTCGGCGCGAAACAACCCCCGCTCCACCCGCTCGACCAGGTCGGCGTTGGTCCCGGCGATGAGCTGAAAGTCACTCTCGACCTCCGCGTCGGCCCCCAGGGGCAAAAAACGCCGGGTCTCCAGCGCCCGCAAAAGCATCGCCTGCTCATCGAGACCCAGCTCGGCGATCTCGTCGAGAAAGACCAGGCCCTGATCGGCCGACTTCAAGAGCCCGGCTCGTCCCTCGGCCGCGCCGGTGTACGCACCACGACGGTGGCCAAAGAGCGCGCTCATCGCCCCGTCGCCCCGGAGCGTGGCGCAGTTGACCACCACGTAATCCCCGCCGAGCTGATGCTGGCGCACCTTTAAATCGTAGATCCGCCGGGCCAACTGCGTCTTCCCGGCCCCGGTCGGCCCGGTGAGCAAGATGGGCTCGCGGGAGCGACGAGCCACGAGTTCCAGCTCGTCGATCAATCGATTGAACGCGGCGTTTCGGGTGGCAATCCCCCCTTTGAGCAGCGTGGTGGCCTCGCCCTGCTCCCGCACAAAGCGGCTGGCCAGGCGGTCGTAGCGCGAGAGATCCAGATCGATGACTCGCCAGCCGCCCACCCCTTTCATCGCTCCTCGCTGCCCCTTCGGCGAACTCTGCAGCAGGCGCGCCGGGATATGCCGGGACTCCGCCAGCAGAAACATGCAGATCTGGGCGACATGCGTGCCGGTGGTGATATGGAGCAGGTACTCTTCCTCGCGCTCCTGAAAGTCGTAGGCCCGGCTAAAGTCGTGCAGCGCCCCGAACACCTCCTCAAAATCCCAGGGGTCCCCCAGCGGAAACTCCCGCAACACGACCCGGGTCTGGGGAGAGACCTGCACAACGTCGTCGCGTACCCGCTCGGCCAGCCCACGATCCGAGGCCTGGTAGAGGAGCTCCAAACGCTCGATGAGCAGGTCGGGCTGCTGGCAGATCCCCACCGTGGGGCGCCAGCGCTCCCAGCGCGCCGGCGCGCTCCCCTTATCGAGCTGCGAGCCCACCAGACCGATGACCACCGTGGGCTTATGCCGGGGCGTCGAGTTCATCGGGCCTCCAACGCGACTTCGATCGTCCCATCGGCCCGCTCCGAGAGCCGAAACTCCCGGTCGATGAAGCGGGGCAGCATGGCGAGCTGGCTGCGCGCATGGGAGCTTAACTCGGCAGTGCGAAAGCTCCCCTCTCCCAGCGCTGCCAGCACCACCAGAAGCTGGTCGCTCAGATGCTCGCCAGCCGGGGCGTCGTGGCTGAGGTACCGGCGAACCTCGGCGGCGACTCGCTCGGCGACCCGCTCCGCGCTCAACCCCTTTTGCCCCGGACACGAAAAGACCTCGGTGACCTGCTCATAGCTCAGCGTGGCCAGGAGCATGTTGCCCGGCCCGCTGCTCTGGCGCGTGGAGCGGTGGTGCGCCTGCCAGCGGAGCTCGTCATCGGGAAGCGGCGGCGCCAGCTCGGCGAAGGCGCT is a window of Lujinxingia litoralis DNA encoding:
- the rtcR gene encoding RNA repair transcriptional activator RtcR; the encoded protein is MNSTPRHKPTVVIGLVGSQLDKGSAPARWERWRPTVGICQQPDLLIERLELLYQASDRGLAERVRDDVVQVSPQTRVVLREFPLGDPWDFEEVFGALHDFSRAYDFQEREEEYLLHITTGTHVAQICMFLLAESRHIPARLLQSSPKGQRGAMKGVGGWRVIDLDLSRYDRLASRFVREQGEATTLLKGGIATRNAAFNRLIDELELVARRSREPILLTGPTGAGKTQLARRIYDLKVRQHQLGGDYVVVNCATLRGDGAMSALFGHRRGAYTGAAEGRAGLLKSADQGLVFLDEIAELGLDEQAMLLRALETRRFLPLGADAEVESDFQLIAGTNADLVERVERGLFRADLLARINLWSFELPGLAERREDIEPNLDYELQRYAERQGERVRLNREARERFLGFALSEAAVWRANFRDLSAAVVRMATLASGGVVTEEVVEGELRRLSRQWQRAGGAGASPRSGGDSGGSGGLAELGLEALDDFDAVQLRHVIAVCRRSASLSEAGRTLFAVSRARRRSRNDADRLRKYLKKFELDWESIGGGCLVAPVRGGD